From Scatophagus argus isolate fScaArg1 chromosome 2, fScaArg1.pri, whole genome shotgun sequence:
TTTCTGAACCAAGCTTAAAACGATCTGAAATGTAAAGTTGTGTGAGACTTGTTgggacaaaataatgaaatcacTCTACGGTATTTAAGTGCAAACTCTACTAATTTGGCACTCTGGGTGGGCTAACAAATCAGTATCTGTAGCATTTAATCTGTTATCTCTACAGCGCTatacagagaagagaaaatatgtAGGACTGTTCATTACAATACAGACTGCATATGTAGAGGAGGAAATATGGCAGGTCACAaaagatgaacattttgaaattgttcatgtatggatttcttttttcttctgacaAACTAAGCCAAGTTAGTTGAATATACTCTTTTTTGTGGTCTACTTACTCAGGGTGTTTGTATTGTtgatacacacatgcaagatATACAGTAAGTTTCTAGTTTGGTGAAATTGTCCTGCTCCTCAGACATCCACAGGTGAGATACTTCATGGCAGTCATGCTGACATGCATTATAGGACCCAGGTTAAAGAGCATGTGGTAGAAAGCATGGACAGACAGGCCTCCAGTTTCATCAGCGTATTTCAGCGCTACGATGGGTGTGTACAAGGGGTTGGTCAGATTACGGAATCGCGGCCTGCTTGCTTCAATCACTTTCTTGGTACActgcagagagtgagaggatgGACAAAAAAAGACTCAAAACTAGTGGTCAGGCGTACAGTATTGGTCAGCCTTtgcagcagacacagtgagGCCGAGTCACAGACCGTGAACTTACTCTGGCGATGTCATCGGGTGTTTGTCCCAATGTCTCAAAGATGTCAACAGAAGAGGGAAGGTAGATATTCTTGAAGTAATGCAATGTATCAGGATCAGCTCCGGGATACTCCTTCTGCTTCACATCCTCAATCATCTTTGCTTCAAATTCTGTGTGGACTGGACCCGGCTCGATCAGTGACaaactgagagagacagaaaacaaagggGGTACGTAAGGAGACTGAGGCTCAACAACAGAGCGTGGTTAGATTGATGTAGAGCTCTATGGAGAAAAGAGTAATGCTTATCCTGAAATTGTTAATGGATTAATGGCACCACTGAATataaatcagcagcagtttaaCGACTGAGCCCATCGACACCCAAGCACAATTTGAATGGAATCtgcttaaattaaaacaaattgaCTATGTTTTGTAATAAGACCCTTGCAATTTTGACTCAAAGTTTTAAAAGATTTATAACCGTGTTTAACTGTCAGTTTGCTTTTAAAGTGGGAAGACGCCATATTTTTGAGGCTTTAGTCACCATATATTCTGCTGTACGTTGTAACCTTTAGATTTCTGTAGGTTAATATATGACATACACAGTCGTGTAACGTTTCATAGTAACAGTCAGGGAAAATTCTGCATTCTCTGTTAGAGCAGTATAAGCCTCAGACTCAGTCGAATTTTGTTTAGTTTGCAGAAATAGAAAGAGGTGTGGACAGTGCCTCAAAGAATTCACCTGGGTCgaaatcagaaatatttaaataataaaatattttgtaggttTCAGGCCAATAATGTGCCTATCAGACGATATGTATCCATGTTTCTGGTTTGACACTAATGATGGAGGCAGCATCAGTGTTACTTACGTGACGTTAAACTTCAAAAGCTGCACAGCCAAACTCTCACAGAAGCCCTCCATAGCAAACTTGGAAGCTGCGTACACGTCATTAAACACCACACCTGTGGGAACACAGTAAAcgttaacatttcattttcagacatcATGAACACTAAAGTAGATCAGGTCCTCTTGTTCGTTGGGTCATAGAAGCATCCCGGCTTGTAAAGACATACTTCATCTTCTGTCATTATCCTCTCACTCTTCCATTTGTACATCATCACCTCATGCATGCATCAGGCTGAAGCTGACAAACCTATCATTTCTCCCTGTATCATTTAACAcccctctccacctcctttcCTTTCACTCATCCACACATCTCTGTCTGGTACCTTGCAGCCCCATCACACTGCTGACCACAATGATGtgtcctcctttccttttcttcataTCAGGCATCACCTCCTTGATCATGCGGATCACCCCAAAGAAATTGGTCTCAAAcactttcttcatctcttcGATGGGGATGCTCTCCACTGGACCCACAAGGCCGATACCAGCGTTATTGACTGTTCAGGAGAAGGAAACAGAAGGCAAGGTAAAAAGTGTTCAGCATCAACATCGCTTTGGGACGGCGTATACAAACGCGTTTTACTCACTGAGGATATCCACGTGTCGATCTTTGATGCCGTTAATACACTGTTTGACGGACTCATCGCTGCAGACGTCCAGCACAGCCAGAGAAAGTGTTTTCCCGTATGCATCCCCTGCAGCTTCCACCAACTTATCTTTACGCTTCAGATCGCGCATTGTTGCTATGACTGCGTACAGGGCGAAAGAGGGAATAATGCAGAGTTCATAGGAGCATAGAacacactgtatttattgtcttatcttttgttttgatttactTGACCAATATTCTATCTCTAACAAGCCTGTACAGACTGGAAAAAATGGTAATGTTAATCAGGCATGTAAATGGAGAAGAATAAAGCTTTGTAGAAAGCCAACACATGTTCCCCACAGGATTAATTGTTGTAACTGTGTTGAGGTCCCTGACCTTTGATCTAATGCCACCACCAATCAGTGCTAATGACCCAGATGCCTGTAAAACTATTGACATTCCCCTCAGCCTCCATGACTTGTGGTCTTTTCATTGGCAACTTTAGTGGAAATAGTAGCATCTCCACAGAGGTTTCAAGCTgcaaatttatttaattgttcCAAATCCAATTAGTGTTTCAACATGTCATTTCAACACTGCTGCTTTCCCTGTGTATAATTATGCTCCTTTAATTTCCATGGGAAGTTTTCAAGTGTCAGTTTGTCAATGGATGTAATACTCCTTCCCCGCAACTCCAGCACTGTGccctcaggctgctgctgtaaatagGCATGTGTGATTAGGCAACCTGCCCAGGCAAATGAGGTTAAAGAAAGACATCATTGCTACATGGAGAGTCAAACCGAGTTCATTGGCTCATTCTGCATGTAGGctcacacaagacacacacacataagcattGTGTTATGTTGAGTAGACTCCGATGTCTCGATACATGTTTAGAAATGCATTACAtttatgttctgtctgtgtgcattcatgtgtatATGTAGAGTTTTAGGAGAGGATTTGCATCTCAAGTGATCTTAgtgtacattttctgtcataggaatgaagggaaggaaaggagtAAATGTTACGAAGCACTGGGACggagatgaaagaaaaatattcccAGAAACACACGGGATGATGGGGCGAGAATGGAGGGtaaggcacaaacacacaaagggaaCGGTGTTCACATGCATCCCATTTATGACTCAGTCTGTTATGTTTTCCTGACAGCACTTTCTGAATAACTGCctgaaataacaacaatagAAAAGCCAGTGGTAAAGATAGTCACTGTAGTAAAGATAACCTTAAGTAGCCCTTATATAGATGCTCTGTCCTCGTAAACAGTTCTGTTACAGCAGCCAGTTTACATGTAAGCGTTGGCGTCTTGCCGTGGAGCTCACACCACCTGGCTGTTCCAGGAATAGCCCTCATCAGCCTTCATCCACAATGGAGCTCAGCGAGCCTGGCTGTAATTAGCCTAAGCAAGGCTGTAGTGGGCTTTTAGTTATTGTCTGGTCTTACATGTTCATGTAAGAGTGGCCAAAGGTTAAGTTGGGATCAGAGATATGACCATGTGTGTGGAAGAAGGGAGGCTGGCTCAGCCGGGAACTTTAGTTTGCTTCTTAGATTTAGCAATAAAGATTGATATTGTTATGTATTTTTCTTACATCTAGAGGACGGTGTTGTTAATTTGCTTATGTAAAACCTTTTGTTCTAAGTCTGAATGAATCTCTGTCATGAGTTTGGGCTTCTGTCCCTCGTAACAATACTGTAAGAATAGAAACCAATGGAAATCTGGAACAGTAGAAACTAGTAGAAAACTACATTCCAATCTCCAAATCATTGTAGCATGTTTCGCTAAATGGTTAGCTGTAATGTAAGGCAGAAAatgagttttagttttagtaaTATACTGATATATTAAACTAAAAAAACTCTGCCATGGTCTTTTAAGTAAAACTTGAGCAAGTGGGTccaaaaaaacagtaaaaaaatgaaagcaaatgaattgatgttcacatatttacatactTAATTTGTACGTGATTTCATCATGTAGACATCTTATTATGTTGAAGGAACATGATTTATATAAAATAGCCTAGTATATTAAATATGGACTGTGTGTGCCTTAAATCTGGTTGGGAGGAGGATTTTGGGTTGTAACAGATGAGCAGTGGGAGGAAGCCTGCTGAGAACTACACAAAGCCTCAGTTTAGATTTGACACAATGTGATGCTGCTCTGACTTCACTTCTCTGTGGTAAAACTTGGCAAACTACTTCCTGTGTTCTTGGCACACATCTTTCAGTATTAAACAATTTACATATTTTCTTAACAGTGACACAACCTGATCACTTAATTGCAGTAATCTAAAACTTCAGTCACTCTATTAGCATCTAGGCTAATTCTCTTAAAGTACAAAAACCCTCCAGCCCAACCCAGTCTGACTTTATGGCTGAGAGAAATGATGTAGCAGGTGGAGAATCTCATCTTTGTACTTTGTGGGTGCACTGAAATGTCTAAAAAATGTACGGAAAACCTTTCTAGATTGAGATGCTTGTAaccatttctcatgttgttgaACCGCTCTGATTGTGTTTTAACTGTGAGTCCAGGTTCTGCATTTGTCTTGAAAgctgaaaatcaataaagtaGCCACTGTTCTTAATGAACGCCTTTTGGTAGATTAATTGTGAAAAGCTCTGCCTCTTCAGAAGAGTCCCCAAGAAATTTAACTGTGAACTCTGACCTCCCTGTGCGGAGATGAAATACTGTAGGTGGTGTAGGAGTTTTTCCTCTTCGGTGTTCGGCAG
This genomic window contains:
- the LOC124049384 gene encoding retinol dehydrogenase 8-like, which produces MASPGQKVVLITGCSSGIGLRMAVMLAKDEQKRYHVIATMRDLKRKDKLVEAAGDAYGKTLSLAVLDVCSDESVKQCINGIKDRHVDILINNAGIGLVGPVESIPIEEMKKVFETNFFGVIRMIKEVMPDMKKRKGGHIIVVSSVMGLQGVVFNDVYAASKFAMEGFCESLAVQLLKFNVTLSLIEPGPVHTEFEAKMIEDVKQKEYPGADPDTLHYFKNIYLPSSVDIFETLGQTPDDIARCTKKVIEASRPRFRNLTNPLYTPIVALKYADETGGLSVHAFYHMLFNLGPIMHVSMTAMKYLTCGCLRSRTISPN